One part of the Nocardioides zeae genome encodes these proteins:
- a CDS encoding alpha/beta hydrolase family protein has protein sequence MSSPRAVQRSSGVSSTRRTRAGSRFLVSLALGAAALPALAGTAPASAAPGGDNWTVEPVAGGYEVTVELDEPLPIVSDAPTIVVDGESLGVATEAADGRSLNVFTTDPAVLQARTAAAGWSATDPAGAPAATPEALDVPAEEAEALAALADDPAALGDQAWDEAVYKFGDQAIDLAGIGGIRGELEGKVYLPEGGGARPTVVLLHGRHSYCYGTGDANPARWPCSATQLSIPSYLGYDGTARALASHGYAVVSVSANAINANDNQLAADQGARARGQLVLDTLDMLQDASAGEAVSYRDAATGADVSLDEAFELGEAAVAQRAEGFVDGYDGLDPMTATDLVGRFDLTNVGLMGHSRGGEGVTSAAVLNGARETPFGFTSVLPLAPVDFGRMTVPGLAMNVLLPYCDGDVSNQQGQHMLDDSRYAFGDDALRAGTWVMGANHNFYNTVWTPGVYRYSVSDDWSGTNPASARATEPICGTAPSTAATSIRMTAQEQYDQGTSYMTAWFRLTLGGEEQFLPMFDGTGAVPAALGDEDVRTQATAPGSARSTIASFERTGSLIRTTSGATATVCASLAGRTVTQTLPACATTSASAQVPHWTPASNGANVPASPMTRLAWTAPGAGVRVTIPAAQRDASAYERLSLKLAADETVVGATDLTLGLIDGQGQRWSQPVSALNPQALRRLPASATTTSATTLGKIVLQQLALPLDVVAEAGLDTTDLREVSLTGVAGEDGTAAGAAYLSDLAFETSAVGDLAVEDLPTVSVFAPATEEGSAPGTTDIAVYLDAPADEPVTGFVSLLGSTTSRAGAAMERVVFAPGQTCRVVTAAVNGDRTPSTSASTQVKASVINTAGGVMGADAIVFATIREDDGIVPAQNGSVATELPPVGVSGDPCAELADLRGGTLQVAADAVPGAPLTVTATGFRAGESVRVTGAGLEPVTVVADADGTATAELAVPADIARGAIVLTATGAGTTRTTTGTTSVRDATTLTAPATAAGRYAQSAVVAVNVSTGEGAAAPTGVVEARWGTANGGVVATGEIVDGTATLRLPASWKPGTYRVGLRYAGSDTAMPAQGGVVVTVSKGRVSLGNSLPTLPTPTRGSSFLVGAAFVGDGAGQVARPAGPMVVRLYTSSGRGVWWSGVQRLSDGTVRVNLPALPRGSYRADIAYGGDALSLGASQSRTFTVR, from the coding sequence TTGTCTTCTCCACGTGCTGTCCAGCGGTCGTCGGGGGTCTCCTCGACGCGCCGCACCCGAGCAGGTTCGCGCTTCCTCGTCTCCCTGGCGCTCGGCGCCGCAGCGTTGCCGGCCCTCGCCGGCACCGCCCCCGCGTCGGCCGCGCCCGGGGGTGACAACTGGACCGTCGAGCCCGTGGCCGGTGGCTACGAGGTGACGGTCGAGCTCGACGAGCCCCTGCCGATCGTCTCCGACGCGCCGACCATCGTGGTCGACGGCGAGTCGCTCGGCGTCGCGACGGAGGCCGCCGACGGTCGCAGCCTCAACGTCTTCACGACCGACCCGGCGGTGCTGCAGGCGCGCACCGCGGCAGCGGGCTGGTCCGCGACGGACCCGGCCGGCGCTCCGGCCGCGACGCCCGAGGCCCTCGACGTACCCGCCGAGGAGGCCGAGGCGCTGGCCGCCCTCGCCGACGACCCGGCCGCCCTGGGCGACCAGGCGTGGGACGAGGCCGTCTACAAGTTCGGCGACCAGGCCATCGACCTCGCGGGCATCGGCGGCATCCGCGGCGAGCTGGAGGGCAAGGTCTACCTGCCCGAGGGAGGCGGCGCGCGGCCCACCGTGGTGCTGCTCCACGGCCGCCACAGCTACTGCTACGGCACCGGCGACGCTAACCCCGCCCGGTGGCCCTGCTCCGCCACCCAGCTCTCGATCCCGAGCTACCTCGGGTACGACGGCACCGCCCGCGCCCTGGCGAGCCACGGCTACGCGGTGGTGTCGGTCTCGGCCAACGCGATCAACGCGAACGACAACCAGCTCGCCGCCGACCAGGGCGCCCGGGCCCGGGGCCAGCTCGTGCTCGACACGCTCGACATGCTGCAGGACGCCTCGGCCGGCGAGGCGGTCTCCTACCGCGACGCCGCCACCGGCGCCGACGTCTCGCTCGACGAGGCCTTCGAGCTCGGCGAGGCCGCGGTCGCGCAGCGGGCCGAGGGCTTCGTCGACGGCTACGACGGGCTCGACCCCATGACGGCCACCGACCTCGTCGGTCGCTTCGACCTCACCAACGTCGGCCTCATGGGTCACTCCCGGGGCGGCGAGGGCGTCACGTCCGCCGCCGTGCTCAACGGTGCGCGCGAGACGCCCTTCGGCTTCACGTCCGTGCTGCCCCTGGCTCCGGTGGACTTCGGCCGGATGACGGTGCCCGGGCTCGCCATGAACGTGCTGCTGCCCTACTGCGACGGTGACGTCAGCAACCAGCAGGGCCAGCACATGCTGGACGACAGCCGCTACGCCTTCGGTGACGACGCGCTGCGGGCCGGCACCTGGGTGATGGGTGCGAACCACAACTTCTACAACACGGTCTGGACGCCGGGCGTCTACCGCTACAGCGTCAGCGACGACTGGAGCGGCACCAACCCCGCCAGCGCCCGCGCGACGGAGCCGATCTGCGGCACCGCGCCGAGCACCGCTGCGACGTCGATCCGCATGACGGCGCAGGAGCAGTACGACCAGGGCACGTCCTACATGACGGCCTGGTTCCGCCTGACCCTCGGCGGCGAGGAGCAGTTCCTGCCGATGTTCGACGGCACGGGCGCCGTGCCGGCCGCCCTCGGTGACGAGGACGTCCGCACGCAGGCCACGGCCCCGGGCTCGGCGCGCTCCACCATCGCCTCGTTCGAGCGGACCGGTTCGCTCATCCGCACGACCTCGGGCGCGACGGCGACGGTGTGCGCCTCCCTGGCGGGTCGCACCGTGACGCAGACGCTCCCGGCCTGCGCCACCACGTCCGCCTCGGCGCAGGTGCCGCACTGGACGCCGGCGTCCAACGGCGCGAACGTGCCGGCGAGCCCGATGACCCGCCTCGCGTGGACCGCCCCCGGTGCCGGCGTGCGGGTGACGATCCCGGCCGCCCAGCGCGACGCCTCGGCGTACGAGCGCCTGTCGCTCAAGCTGGCCGCGGACGAGACGGTGGTCGGCGCGACCGACCTGACGCTCGGCCTCATCGACGGCCAGGGCCAGCGGTGGAGCCAGCCTGTCTCCGCGCTGAACCCGCAGGCGCTGCGTCGTCTCCCGGCATCGGCGACGACGACCAGCGCCACGACGCTCGGCAAGATCGTGCTCCAGCAGCTCGCGCTGCCGCTCGACGTGGTGGCCGAGGCCGGCCTCGACACGACGGACCTCCGCGAGGTCAGCCTCACGGGCGTGGCCGGTGAGGACGGGACCGCGGCCGGTGCCGCCTACCTCTCCGACCTGGCGTTCGAGACGTCCGCGGTGGGTGACCTGGCGGTGGAGGACCTCCCGACGGTCAGCGTGTTCGCGCCGGCGACCGAGGAGGGCAGTGCGCCCGGCACGACCGACATCGCGGTCTACCTGGACGCTCCGGCCGACGAGCCGGTGACCGGTTTCGTGTCGCTGCTCGGCTCGACCACCTCCCGCGCGGGAGCGGCCATGGAGCGTGTCGTGTTCGCCCCGGGCCAGACCTGCCGCGTCGTCACCGCCGCGGTGAACGGCGACCGCACGCCCAGCACCTCCGCCTCGACGCAGGTCAAGGCGTCGGTCATCAACACCGCGGGCGGCGTCATGGGGGCCGACGCCATCGTCTTCGCCACCATCCGCGAGGACGACGGCATCGTGCCGGCGCAGAACGGCTCGGTCGCCACCGAGCTGCCCCCCGTGGGCGTCAGCGGCGACCCGTGTGCCGAGCTCGCCGACCTGCGCGGCGGCACGCTCCAGGTCGCGGCCGACGCGGTTCCCGGCGCGCCCCTGACCGTGACGGCCACCGGCTTCCGCGCCGGCGAGTCGGTCAGGGTGACGGGTGCCGGGCTCGAGCCGGTCACGGTGGTCGCGGATGCCGACGGCACCGCCACGGCCGAGCTGGCCGTCCCGGCGGACATCGCGCGGGGTGCCATCGTGCTGACCGCGACGGGCGCGGGCACCACCCGCACCACGACGGGCACGACCTCCGTCCGTGACGCGACGACGCTCACCGCCCCGGCCACGGCCGCGGGACGGTACGCCCAGTCCGCCGTCGTCGCGGTGAACGTGTCCACGGGTGAGGGGGCCGCGGCACCCACCGGTGTGGTCGAGGCCCGCTGGGGCACCGCCAACGGCGGCGTCGTCGCCACCGGCGAGATCGTCGACGGGACGGCCACCCTGCGCCTCCCGGCCAGCTGGAAGCCGGGCACCTACCGGGTCGGGCTCCGCTACGCCGGCAGCGACACGGCGATGCCCGCCCAGGGCGGCGTGGTCGTGACGGTCTCCAAGGGCCGCGTGTCGCTCGGCAACTCGCTCCCCACCCTGCCGACCCCGACGCGGGGGAGCAGCTTCCTCGTCGGCGCCGCGTTCGTCGGCGACGGGGCCGGTCAGGTCGCGCGTCCCGCCGGTCCGATGGTGGTGCGTCTCTACACCTCCAGCGGCCGCGGGGTGTGGTGGTCGGGCGTGCAGCGGCTGAGCGACGGCACGGTCCGGGTCAACCTCCCGGCCCTGCCGCGGGGCTCCTACCGGGCCGACATCGCCTACGGCGGTGACGCCCTGTCCCTGGGCGCGAGCCAGAGCCGCACCTTCACCGTGCGCTGA
- a CDS encoding glycosyltransferase yields the protein MTRPPWGTTVPGNRWDLADVRAEPGSHRSVSVVVPHFEQPAQLARTLAALDAQTVRPDEVLVADDGSAVPPAVPPGVRLLRQEDRGFRAAAARNLAAASASGDLLVFLDADTTPEPRYLEELTRLPARLPELVAVGRRRHATLEGLPVDAPLPPPAERHLPEPAWLADAHAGSRDLLDADATGFRFVISAVLACSRWWFEELGGFDATFVGYGGEDWELAHRSWLAGGLVAHVPTAVAWHDGPDAGAAPRTADAGTAEATGVADRVAVPGVAWRGLLRGPVDVVVDLPGALTPTDLLVTVDALLAALPRVRVVLDDEQRRVVGTDPRVHGCAEAADLFASARLHVRLRAGVVGGAAAYEELLGAVDGSCATWVVNDGAAEVRDLRLHRRAARWDRPDLVGVGHVEVAGLRRLPAGARLDAHLGQWL from the coding sequence GTGACGCGCCCGCCCTGGGGGACGACCGTCCCCGGCAACCGCTGGGACCTGGCGGACGTCCGAGCCGAGCCCGGGTCGCACCGGTCGGTCAGCGTGGTGGTCCCCCACTTCGAGCAGCCCGCGCAGCTGGCGCGCACGCTGGCGGCACTGGACGCGCAGACGGTGCGCCCCGACGAGGTGCTCGTCGCGGACGACGGATCGGCGGTGCCGCCCGCGGTGCCTCCCGGGGTGCGGCTCCTGCGCCAGGAGGACCGCGGGTTCCGGGCGGCGGCGGCGCGGAACCTGGCCGCCGCGTCCGCCTCCGGCGACCTGCTCGTCTTCCTCGACGCGGACACCACGCCCGAGCCGCGGTACCTCGAGGAGCTGACCCGCTTGCCCGCCCGTCTCCCCGAGCTGGTCGCCGTCGGGCGTCGCCGCCACGCGACGCTCGAGGGCCTGCCCGTCGACGCTCCCCTGCCGCCGCCCGCGGAGCGGCACCTGCCCGAGCCGGCGTGGCTCGCGGACGCCCACGCCGGCAGCCGCGACCTGCTCGACGCCGATGCGACCGGCTTCCGCTTCGTGATCTCCGCGGTGCTCGCCTGCTCGCGGTGGTGGTTCGAGGAGCTGGGTGGCTTCGACGCGACGTTCGTCGGCTACGGCGGGGAGGACTGGGAGCTGGCGCACCGCTCCTGGCTCGCCGGCGGTCTCGTGGCCCACGTGCCGACCGCGGTGGCCTGGCACGACGGCCCCGACGCCGGTGCCGCACCGCGCACCGCCGACGCCGGCACGGCCGAGGCGACCGGGGTCGCGGACCGCGTCGCCGTGCCGGGTGTGGCCTGGCGGGGGTTGCTGCGGGGACCGGTGGACGTGGTGGTCGACCTGCCCGGGGCCCTGACACCCACCGACCTGCTCGTCACCGTCGACGCACTGCTGGCCGCGCTGCCGCGCGTCCGCGTGGTGCTCGACGACGAGCAGCGTCGGGTGGTCGGGACCGATCCGCGGGTCCACGGGTGCGCGGAGGCCGCCGACCTGTTCGCGTCGGCGCGGCTCCACGTCCGGCTCCGCGCGGGCGTCGTGGGCGGGGCCGCGGCGTACGAGGAGCTGCTGGGAGCCGTCGACGGCTCCTGCGCGACGTGGGTCGTGAACGACGGCGCCGCCGAGGTGCGGGACCTGCGGCTGCACCGGCGCGCGGCGCGGTGGGACCGCCCCGACCTCGTGGGCGTCGGTCACGTCGAGGTGGCGGGGCTGCGTCGCCTCCCGGCGGGCGCCCGGCTGGACGCCCACCTCGGTCAGTGGCTGTGA
- a CDS encoding glycosyltransferase family 2 protein, which yields MTRTAVLTVVHGRAEHLAAQERSLAAGTRAPNVRVVVALGDPALTGPDVVHLPADPAALPLAAGRNLAARTALEAGAEVLVFLDVDCMVGAGTVAAYAAAAAEHRRTVWSGPVTYLPAEARPYRLADLPRLDAPHAARPAPAAGEQVAEERWELFWSLSFALHREAWDASGGFDEAYAGYGAEDTDFGQRCARAGLDLRWDGSARAYHQHHPVSRPPVEHAADIVRNGRLFAERWGWWPMAGWLEEMAELGVVRRRDEGWELVDGDGRG from the coding sequence ATGACCCGCACCGCGGTGCTCACCGTCGTGCACGGCCGGGCCGAGCACCTCGCCGCGCAGGAACGCTCGCTGGCCGCCGGGACGCGCGCCCCCAACGTACGGGTGGTCGTGGCGCTCGGCGACCCCGCGCTCACCGGGCCGGACGTCGTGCACCTGCCTGCCGATCCCGCCGCGCTGCCCCTCGCGGCCGGGCGCAACCTCGCCGCCCGCACGGCCCTCGAGGCGGGAGCCGAGGTGCTCGTGTTCCTCGACGTCGACTGCATGGTCGGGGCGGGGACGGTCGCGGCGTACGCGGCGGCGGCAGCCGAGCACCGCCGGACCGTCTGGTCGGGACCGGTCACCTACCTCCCGGCCGAGGCGCGCCCCTACCGGCTCGCCGACCTGCCCCGCCTCGACGCGCCGCACGCGGCGCGCCCCGCGCCGGCTGCCGGCGAGCAGGTCGCCGAGGAGCGCTGGGAGCTGTTCTGGTCGCTGTCGTTCGCCCTGCACCGCGAGGCGTGGGACGCGAGCGGGGGGTTCGACGAGGCGTACGCCGGCTACGGCGCCGAGGACACCGACTTCGGGCAGCGCTGCGCCCGCGCGGGGCTCGACCTGCGCTGGGACGGATCGGCGCGCGCCTACCACCAGCACCACCCGGTCTCCCGGCCACCTGTGGAGCACGCGGCCGACATCGTGCGCAACGGGCGGCTCTTCGCGGAGCGCTGGGGCTGGTGGCCGATGGCCGGGTGGCTGGAGGAGATGGCGGAGCTGGGCGTCGTGCGGCGTCGGGACGAGGGATGGGAGCTGGTGGACGGTGACGGGCGTGGATGA
- a CDS encoding WcbI family polysaccharide biosynthesis putative acetyltransferase has product MSRSEAEQRHYAAFHELAVRVDDAPTDGPEATDPSLPQLVVMGNCQAESLRLLLRGPDVRTVRVPPAHELTADDVPRLQRLLARTDLFVSQPIGDGYRGLPIGTDQLAEHLPADARTALVTPIRYHGLHPWHVVAHPPGLEDPDPPVVAYHDLRVVTGRSHGSRTEPPPGAVEEVGRRSVAELERREALHGSVVVSDLFATPRRDMMRTVNHPGNSILEPVAARLREALGLDPAPPGLERPVLDAVHAPVEAPVVAAWGLDGDPEPDWRVQGERVPASYVAVEHEAFYRRRPAVATLLRRRFAELIEVLGLG; this is encoded by the coding sequence ATGAGCCGCAGCGAGGCCGAGCAGCGGCACTACGCCGCGTTCCACGAGCTGGCCGTGCGGGTGGACGACGCGCCCACCGACGGCCCCGAGGCCACCGACCCGTCGCTCCCCCAGCTCGTGGTGATGGGCAACTGCCAGGCGGAGTCGCTGCGCCTGCTGCTCCGCGGGCCGGACGTGCGGACCGTGCGCGTCCCGCCGGCCCACGAGCTCACCGCCGACGACGTCCCGCGCCTCCAGCGCCTGCTCGCCCGCACCGACCTGTTCGTGAGCCAGCCCATCGGTGACGGCTACCGCGGCCTGCCGATCGGCACCGACCAGCTGGCCGAGCACCTGCCCGCCGACGCGCGGACGGCGCTGGTGACGCCGATCCGCTACCACGGCCTCCACCCGTGGCACGTCGTGGCGCACCCGCCGGGGCTGGAGGACCCGGACCCGCCGGTCGTGGCCTACCACGACCTGCGGGTGGTGACCGGTCGCTCCCACGGGAGCCGGACCGAGCCACCGCCGGGCGCCGTCGAGGAGGTCGGTCGACGCTCGGTCGCCGAGCTGGAGCGCCGCGAGGCGCTGCACGGGTCGGTGGTGGTCTCCGACCTCTTCGCGACGCCCCGGCGGGACATGATGCGCACGGTCAACCACCCCGGCAACAGCATCCTCGAACCGGTGGCCGCTCGGCTGCGGGAGGCCCTGGGGCTCGACCCCGCCCCACCCGGGCTCGAGCGACCGGTCCTCGACGCGGTGCACGCGCCGGTGGAGGCCCCGGTCGTCGCGGCGTGGGGGCTCGACGGCGACCCCGAGCCCGACTGGCGCGTGCAGGGCGAGCGCGTCCCCGCGTCGTACGTCGCGGTGGAGCACGAGGCGTTCTACCGGCGCCGGCCGGCCGTCGCCACGCTGCTGCGGCGGAGGTTCGCCGAGCTGATCGAGGTGCTCGGGCTGGGGTGA
- a CDS encoding glycosyltransferase — protein MVASSRFPLAEPFAGGLEAHSHQLVLELRRRGHEVVVFAAPGSDAALGATALPVQPFVATPEARADVAAPPDRWMEEHHAYLDLMLSLRDADVDVIHNNSLHHLPIALSPLVAAPVVTTLHTPPLPWLESAIRFASPRARFIAVSAAMAAGWAPTTESVVVPNGIDPLRWRVGPGGPRAVWVGRLVPEKAPHLAIAAARRAGIGLDLVGPIGDRGYVAREVAPYLGEQVRHVGHLAHRDLDVVLGRAAVAVVTPAWDEPFGLVAVEAMAAGTPVAAFARGALAEIVDATSGRLAPPDDVDALAQAMHDAARLDRGQVRRRVEDAFSLTAMVDAYEQVYAEAVTTLPAAA, from the coding sequence GTGGTCGCATCGAGCCGATTCCCCCTGGCGGAGCCGTTCGCCGGTGGGCTCGAGGCGCACAGCCACCAGCTGGTGCTGGAGCTGCGGCGCCGCGGTCACGAGGTGGTCGTGTTCGCCGCCCCCGGGTCCGACGCGGCGCTCGGCGCGACCGCCCTGCCGGTGCAGCCCTTCGTGGCGACGCCCGAGGCCCGGGCCGACGTGGCTGCCCCGCCGGACCGCTGGATGGAGGAGCACCACGCCTACCTCGACCTCATGCTCAGCCTGCGGGACGCGGACGTCGACGTCATCCACAACAACAGCCTCCACCACCTCCCGATCGCGCTCTCGCCGCTCGTGGCGGCACCGGTCGTCACGACCCTGCACACCCCGCCTCTCCCCTGGCTCGAGTCCGCGATCCGGTTCGCCTCCCCCCGCGCGCGCTTCATCGCGGTGAGCGCGGCCATGGCCGCCGGCTGGGCGCCGACCACCGAATCGGTGGTCGTGCCCAACGGGATCGACCCGTTGCGCTGGCGCGTCGGCCCCGGAGGGCCGCGCGCGGTCTGGGTGGGCCGGCTCGTGCCCGAGAAGGCCCCGCACCTGGCGATCGCCGCGGCCCGGCGGGCCGGGATCGGGCTCGACCTCGTCGGACCGATCGGGGACCGGGGGTACGTCGCGCGGGAGGTCGCGCCGTACCTGGGCGAGCAGGTGCGGCACGTCGGGCACCTCGCCCACCGTGACCTCGACGTCGTGCTCGGCCGGGCCGCGGTCGCGGTCGTGACCCCTGCGTGGGACGAGCCGTTCGGCCTCGTCGCCGTCGAGGCCATGGCGGCCGGCACGCCCGTGGCCGCCTTCGCCCGCGGCGCCCTCGCGGAGATCGTCGACGCCACGTCGGGCCGGCTCGCCCCGCCCGACGACGTCGACGCGCTCGCCCAGGCCATGCACGACGCCGCCCGGCTCGACCGCGGCCAGGTGCGACGCCGCGTGGAGGACGCGTTCTCGCTGACGGCGATGGTGGACGCCTACGAGCAGGTGTACGCGGAGGCCGTGACCACCCTGCCGGCCGCGGCGTGA
- a CDS encoding glycosyltransferase family 1 protein has protein sequence MTVTPDHPPAPDRRLVVASVPADHAYVRHLAPLDRPGPVRLDDPPGEDEHGVPTGHWWPPVLLDAARTERVDADVLHVHFGFEGRTPAQLEELVATLRRTGRALVLTVHDLHNPHLTDRTAHLAQLGVLVPAADGLVTLTAGAAAEVERRWGRTSVVVPHPHVVPLDEMRSWQSRRRPRRPGEPVRVGVSLKSLRPNVAAVPVLEGLLAAVPQVPGTTLEIALHRDVLAPEHPRHDPAAVALLERAATVPGVEVRVHDYLDDAALHAQLVALDVSVLPYRFGTHSGWLEMCRDLGTDVLAPDLGYYADQGPVDVYRHAADGSVDVGSLVAALEAVRDRGPRPPITVAERERQRQEVAAAHDAVYARAVRRAAERVHSH, from the coding sequence GTGACCGTCACGCCCGACCACCCACCGGCCCCCGACCGGAGGCTCGTCGTCGCGTCCGTCCCCGCGGACCACGCCTACGTCCGTCATCTCGCTCCCCTCGACCGGCCCGGGCCGGTGCGTCTCGACGACCCGCCCGGTGAGGACGAGCACGGTGTGCCGACGGGCCACTGGTGGCCGCCGGTGCTGCTCGACGCCGCCCGCACGGAGCGGGTGGACGCCGACGTCCTCCACGTCCACTTCGGGTTCGAGGGCCGCACCCCCGCGCAGCTCGAGGAGCTGGTGGCGACGCTGCGACGGACCGGCCGCGCGCTCGTGCTCACCGTGCACGACCTCCACAACCCCCACCTCACCGACCGCACCGCCCACCTCGCGCAGCTCGGGGTGCTGGTCCCGGCCGCGGACGGGCTCGTCACCCTCACCGCGGGCGCCGCCGCCGAGGTCGAGCGGCGCTGGGGCCGCACGTCCGTCGTCGTGCCGCACCCCCACGTCGTGCCGCTGGACGAGATGCGGTCCTGGCAGTCCCGCCGGCGTCCGCGACGCCCGGGCGAGCCCGTCCGCGTGGGCGTCAGCCTCAAGAGCCTGCGTCCCAACGTCGCGGCGGTGCCGGTGCTCGAGGGCCTGCTCGCGGCGGTGCCGCAGGTGCCGGGCACGACGCTCGAGATCGCCCTGCACCGCGACGTGCTCGCTCCCGAGCACCCGCGGCACGATCCGGCGGCCGTCGCCCTCCTCGAGCGAGCCGCGACCGTGCCCGGCGTCGAGGTGCGGGTCCACGACTACCTCGACGACGCGGCGCTCCACGCGCAGCTCGTCGCCCTCGACGTCTCCGTGCTGCCCTACCGCTTCGGCACGCACTCCGGCTGGCTCGAGATGTGCCGCGACCTCGGCACCGACGTGCTGGCCCCCGACCTCGGGTACTACGCGGACCAGGGCCCCGTCGACGTCTACCGCCACGCCGCGGACGGGTCCGTCGACGTCGGCTCCCTCGTCGCGGCGCTCGAGGCGGTCCGCGACCGGGGGCCCCGTCCGCCGATCACCGTGGCGGAGCGGGAGCGCCAGCGCCAGGAGGTCGCGGCCGCGCACGACGCGGTCTACGCCCGCGCCGTCCGCCGGGCCGCCGAGCGGGTTCACAGCCACTGA
- a CDS encoding glycosyltransferase — MSAGLRVGWYVHHHGHGHLHRALAVATVLAADGAEVTVLGSRPAEPHPAVAAWVALPRDDGGEVRAVTANGTLHWAPRHHDGLRARMHAISAWIATARPDVVVCDVSQEVALLCRLHGVPVVSVVQPGDRSDAPHLTGLRAADVLVACWPAAAGMLVEGLPPEVAARVVPVGGLSRFPVTAGTVTRRDEVVVLGGSGGAAWTSDQLDGLRREAGRPVRELGGAGGWDPDPAAALAAAAVVVVHAGQNALAEVAAARVPAVVVPAARPHDEQHATARALAAGDWPVRVLPALEHDDWPALLAEVAALDGRRWAGWCDGGAATRFADVVRAVGGRR, encoded by the coding sequence GTGAGCGCGGGGCTGCGCGTCGGCTGGTACGTCCACCACCACGGCCACGGTCACCTGCACCGTGCCCTCGCTGTGGCGACCGTGCTGGCGGCGGACGGCGCCGAGGTGACCGTGCTGGGTTCCCGCCCGGCCGAGCCGCACCCGGCGGTCGCGGCGTGGGTCGCGCTGCCCCGCGACGACGGGGGCGAGGTGCGGGCGGTGACCGCCAACGGCACGTTGCACTGGGCACCACGGCACCACGACGGGCTGCGGGCCCGGATGCACGCCATCTCGGCCTGGATCGCCACGGCCCGCCCCGACGTCGTGGTCTGCGACGTCTCGCAGGAGGTCGCGCTGCTGTGCCGGCTCCACGGCGTGCCGGTCGTCTCCGTCGTCCAGCCCGGGGACCGCTCCGACGCCCCCCACCTGACCGGGCTGCGCGCCGCGGACGTGCTCGTCGCCTGCTGGCCCGCGGCGGCCGGGATGCTGGTCGAGGGCCTGCCCCCGGAGGTCGCGGCGCGGGTCGTGCCGGTGGGCGGGCTCTCGCGCTTCCCGGTGACGGCCGGAACGGTGACCCGCCGCGACGAGGTCGTCGTGCTGGGCGGCTCCGGCGGCGCCGCGTGGACCAGCGACCAGCTCGACGGGCTGCGCCGGGAGGCGGGGCGTCCGGTGCGCGAGCTCGGCGGGGCGGGCGGGTGGGACCCCGATCCCGCGGCCGCCCTGGCCGCTGCGGCCGTCGTCGTCGTGCACGCCGGGCAGAACGCGCTGGCCGAGGTGGCCGCCGCGCGGGTGCCGGCCGTCGTCGTGCCGGCCGCCCGGCCCCACGACGAGCAGCACGCCACCGCCCGGGCGCTGGCGGCGGGCGACTGGCCGGTCCGGGTGCTGCCCGCCCTCGAGCACGACGACTGGCCCGCCCTCCTGGCCGAGGTGGCCGCCCTCGACGGTCGGCGCTGGGCCGGCTGGTGCGACGGCGGCGCCGCGACCCGGTTCGCCGACGTGGTGCGCGCGGTGGGGGGCCGGCGATGA
- a CDS encoding transporter substrate-binding domain-containing protein, which produces MTTPSKEDVVRELAPEGVLRVVLNLGNPVLVQGTADAPTGVTVDIAHEVAQRLGVEVELLTVGAARDAYAALVEGRASLGFLAVEPAREEGVRFTVPYVQIEGVHAVRPDASVTSSAAVDAAGTTIGVRRGSAYDLYLTRTLTAATIVRGDEAHEVFEEQDLDVLAGVRQPVEAYAAEHGLRVLEPAFQQISQAVALPRSVSDATATEVDAVVAELKASGFVADSLERAGQVATVPA; this is translated from the coding sequence ATGACCACGCCCTCCAAGGAAGACGTCGTCCGCGAGCTCGCGCCCGAGGGCGTCCTCCGCGTCGTGCTCAACCTCGGCAACCCGGTCCTGGTGCAGGGCACGGCCGACGCACCGACGGGCGTGACCGTCGACATCGCGCACGAGGTCGCGCAGCGGCTCGGGGTGGAGGTCGAGCTGCTGACCGTGGGCGCCGCCCGCGACGCCTACGCGGCGCTCGTCGAGGGCCGCGCGTCGCTCGGCTTCCTCGCCGTCGAGCCGGCCCGCGAGGAGGGCGTGCGGTTCACGGTCCCCTACGTGCAGATCGAGGGCGTGCACGCGGTCCGGCCGGACGCCTCCGTCACGAGCAGCGCCGCGGTGGACGCCGCCGGCACGACCATCGGCGTACGCCGCGGGTCGGCCTACGACCTCTACCTCACCCGCACGCTCACCGCCGCGACCATCGTGCGCGGCGACGAGGCCCACGAGGTCTTCGAGGAGCAGGACCTCGACGTGCTGGCGGGCGTGCGACAACCCGTGGAGGCGTACGCCGCGGAGCACGGCCTCCGCGTGCTCGAGCCGGCGTTCCAGCAGATCAGCCAGGCCGTCGCCCTGCCGCGGAGCGTCTCGGACGCCACCGCGACGGAGGTCGACGCCGTCGTGGCCGAGCTCAAGGCCAGCGGGTTCGTCGCGGACAGCCTGGAGCGGGCCGGACAGGTCGCCACGGTCCCCGCCTGA